One genomic region from Croceicoccus sp. YJ47 encodes:
- a CDS encoding ABC-F family ATP-binding cassette domain-containing protein: MAQAPILSWEGLGLQQGGGWLFGGPGTGDGDGGLDLHVLPRDRLALIGRNGAGKTTLLKLIAGEIEADRGKRTIQPGTRVVMLEQEPDFTGCATLMDYALGGDEAPQRHEVEAIAGQLGIDMERDANSASGGEKRRAAIARALAMDPDLLLLDEPTNHLDLAAIDWLEDWLNRYKGAFVTISHDRTFLTRLTRATWWLDRKSLRRNEVGFGGYEAWEEKVYADEARAAQRLDARLKIEAHWLERGVTARRKRNQGRLEKLHQMRATRAAMVQPQGQAKLAIVADGTKTKAVITAENVSKSYGDRTIIRDFDLRIQRGDRIGIVGSNGAGKTTLLKMLTGEIAPDTGTVTLAKTLSGVMIDQQRSLLSDEKRLRDVLAEGGDWIDVRGVRKHIQGYLKEFLFDPGLADAKVGTLSGGERSRLVLAREFARTSNLLVLDEPTNDLDLETLDLLQEVIADYDGTVLIVSHDRDFLDRTVNLTLGLDGSGTVDIVVGGYADWEAKREDRTRQAKAAKPAAPPPPPPPQRKTKLSYKDQRDYELLPERIEALEAAMAKDEAALADPDLYSSDPDRFAVLTAALDKKREEKDAA; this comes from the coding sequence ATGGCACAGGCACCGATTTTGAGCTGGGAGGGCCTCGGCCTGCAACAAGGGGGCGGCTGGCTGTTCGGCGGTCCCGGCACGGGCGATGGCGATGGCGGGCTCGACCTGCACGTGCTCCCGCGCGACCGGCTCGCGCTGATCGGGCGGAACGGCGCGGGCAAGACCACGCTGCTCAAGCTCATCGCCGGCGAGATCGAAGCAGACCGCGGCAAGCGCACGATACAGCCCGGCACGCGCGTCGTCATGCTGGAGCAGGAACCCGATTTCACCGGTTGCGCAACCCTCATGGATTATGCGCTGGGCGGAGACGAAGCGCCGCAGCGCCACGAGGTGGAGGCCATCGCCGGCCAGCTCGGCATCGATATGGAGCGCGACGCCAATAGCGCGAGCGGCGGTGAAAAGCGCCGCGCCGCCATTGCCCGCGCGCTGGCGATGGATCCGGATCTGCTGCTTCTGGACGAGCCGACCAACCATCTCGACCTCGCCGCGATCGACTGGCTGGAAGACTGGCTCAACCGCTACAAGGGCGCGTTCGTCACGATCAGCCACGACCGTACCTTCCTCACCCGCCTGACCCGCGCGACATGGTGGCTCGATCGCAAGAGCCTGCGCCGCAACGAGGTCGGTTTCGGCGGGTACGAGGCGTGGGAGGAAAAGGTTTACGCCGACGAGGCGCGCGCGGCGCAAAGGCTGGACGCGCGGCTCAAGATCGAGGCGCACTGGCTCGAACGCGGGGTCACCGCCCGGCGCAAGCGCAATCAGGGCCGCCTCGAAAAGCTGCACCAGATGCGCGCCACCCGCGCTGCCATGGTGCAGCCGCAGGGGCAGGCGAAGCTCGCCATCGTGGCCGACGGAACGAAGACGAAGGCGGTCATCACCGCCGAAAACGTCTCCAAATCCTACGGCGACCGCACGATCATCCGTGATTTCGATCTGAGGATTCAGCGCGGCGACCGCATCGGCATCGTCGGTTCCAACGGCGCGGGGAAGACCACGCTGCTCAAAATGCTGACGGGTGAAATTGCGCCCGATACCGGCACCGTCACGCTGGCGAAAACGCTGTCGGGCGTGATGATCGATCAGCAGCGCAGCCTGTTGTCCGATGAAAAGCGCCTGCGCGATGTGCTGGCCGAGGGGGGCGACTGGATCGACGTGCGGGGGGTGCGCAAGCATATTCAGGGCTATCTGAAGGAATTCCTGTTCGACCCCGGCCTTGCCGATGCGAAGGTCGGCACGCTGTCGGGCGGCGAACGTTCGCGCCTGGTGCTGGCCCGCGAATTCGCGCGCACGTCGAACCTGCTCGTGCTCGACGAACCGACCAACGATCTCGATCTCGAAACGCTCGATTTGTTGCAGGAGGTCATCGCCGATTACGACGGGACCGTGCTCATCGTCAGCCACGATCGCGATTTCCTCGACCGGACGGTGAACCTCACGCTCGGCCTCGACGGCAGCGGTACGGTGGATATCGTCGTCGGCGGCTATGCTGACTGGGAAGCCAAGCGCGAGGATCGCACCCGGCAGGCCAAGGCCGCGAAACCCGCCGCCCCGCCGCCGCCGCCCCCGCCGCAGCGCAAGACCAAGCTGTCCTACAAGGATCAGCGCGACTACGAATTGCTGCCGGAGCGGATCGAGGCGCTCGAGGCGGCGATGGCCAAGGACGAGGCCGCGCTCGCCGATCCCGATCTCTATAGCAGCGACCCGGACCGTTTCGCCGTCCTGACCGCCGCGCTCGACAAAAAGCGCGAGGAA